One genomic region from Bactrocera tryoni isolate S06 chromosome 3, CSIRO_BtryS06_freeze2, whole genome shotgun sequence encodes:
- the LOC120773063 gene encoding uncharacterized protein LOC120773063, whose translation MATQSSRANEETKAVADPLNRNDEDYEIDESTAAVVVPPDSGWAWVVMVASFLCCTVLDGIVFCSGLIQEDLIKEFNVKKGYAALVSSLLSGCYLMAGPFVSALANRFGFRPVAMAGALFAAACFGISYCARSIEFLFITYGVLAGIGFSMVYIPAVVIIGFYFEKWRALATGIAMCGSGVGTMVFTRLTDKLLKSGWRYTLVIQGIIIAFCALFACAFRPIQPITLAVDEDSNENRNDNEKRNGHGNIVAPKPQLHQAAFTKPLPEGRFAYSMPNSAHNTYMGQSPKHHYPTAAEVFRGANIERRLSNSSGKGTELKALRKSQPTTPNGEPQPSQLHFNINKELTTVGENEEETENENLIATEAKPVVIQARRHTVSGRRPNDIVGKKSAVGSQDTVHNIHTRPMYRDDIFFTGSLARIPQYQSQTSLAYHMSVTRLPTKQDMLEDRQKGCRLCPEAVRRTLSTMLDTSLLKSPSFMCLAFSGFLTMMGFFVPFMFLTPRAEAAGMDKSTALSVVSGIGLVNTIARLVCGTVSSIPSVKPLWLNNVAITAGGLATIFSGLKITVVTQWAFAIFFGVCIACFSALRSLIAVEMIGLEKLTNAFGFLMLFQGIAATVGAPIAGILFELTQDYNTSFYFAGGLILVSAFLCYPLTYIANWEKARNERKATQSPPRA comes from the exons ATGGCAACGCAAAGCAGCAGAGCAAATGAGGAGACCAAAGCCGTGGCTGATCCCCTAAATAGGAATGATGAAGATTATGAAATCGACGAATCAACTGCAGCTGTAGTCGTTCCACCGGATAGCGGATGGGCATGGGTCGTGATGGTGGCATCATTTTTATGTTGTACGGTACTCGACGGGATTGTTTTTTGTTCTGGTTTAATTCAAGAAGACTTAATCAAAGAGTTTAATGTTAAAAAAGGTTATGCGGCACTAGTGTCTTCACTTCTCAGCGGTTGTTATTTAATGGCAGGACCATTTGTAAGTGCCTTGGCAAATCGATTCGGTTTCCGCCCTGTAGCTATGGCTGGAGCGCTGTTTGCAGCAGCCTGCTTTGGTATATCATATTGTGCTCGAAGTATTGAATTCTTATTTATCACATATGGGGTTCTCGCTGGTATTGGTTTTTCCATGGTCTATATACCGGCCGTTGTAATAATTggcttttattttgaaaagtggCGTGCTCTGGCAACCGGTATTGCTATGTGTGGTTCTGGCGTGGGCACTATGGTATTCACTCGATTAACTGATAAATTGCTAAAGTCGGGTTGGAGATACACACTTGTAATTCAAGGAATAATAATTGCGTTTTGTGCTTTGTTTGCATGCGCCTTTAGACCAATTCAGCCCATCACACTGGCTGTTGATGAAGACTCTAACGAAAACAGGAATGATAATGAGAAACGCAATGGACATGGCAATATTGTTGCACCAAAGCCCCAGCTCCATCAAGCTGCCTTTACTAAACCATTGCCTGAAGGACGTTTCGCTTACTCAATGCCAAATTCAGCACATAACACATATATGGGGCAATCTCCCAAGCATCATTATCCCACAGCAGCAGAAGTTTTTAGAGGTGCCAATATTGAGCGTCGCCTATCAAACTCTTCCGGCAAAGGTACCGAATTGAAAGCTCTACGAAAATCGCAGCCTACCACTCCGAATGGTGAGCCTCAACCCTCACAACTTCACTTCAATATCAACAAAGAATTAACAACAGTTGGAGAAAATGAAGAAGAAACCGAGAATGAGAATTTAATCGCAACTGAGGCAAAACCAGTGGTAATACAGGCACGTAGGCACACAGTGTCTGGCAGAAGGCCAAACGACATCGTTGGGAAGAAGAGTGCAGTGGGATCGCAAGATACCGTGCACAATATTCACACTAGACCAATGTACCGTGATGATATATTCTTCACTGGCTCCTTGGCACGAATTCCACAATATCAATCACAAACTTCCCTCGCCTATCATATGTCGGTGACACGTCTTCCAACCAAACAGGATATGCTTGAAGATCGCCAAAAGGGATGCCGACTTTGTCCTGAAGCTGTGCGGCGTACTTTATCGACGATGTTGGACACTTCGTTGCTCAAGTCGCCATCTTTCATGTGTCTGGCCTTCAGCGGTTTTCTAACCATGATGGGTTTCTTTGTGCCTTTTATGTTCTTGACACCACGCGCCGAAGCGGCAGGAATGGACAAAAGTACTGCACTTAGCGTTGTTTCTGGCATAGGATTAGTTAATACAATTGCTAGGTTAGTTTGTGGTACGGTCAGTTCGATTCCCAGCGTGAAACCACTATGGTTGAACAATGTGGCAATCACAGCCGGTGGTCTGGCGACAATTTTCAGTGGACTAAAAATAACGGTTGTGACTCAATGGGCATTCGCTATCTTCTTTGGCGTTTGTATAGCTTGTTTTTCGGCATTGCGTTCTCTAATTGCCGTGGAAATGATAGGATTGGAAAAACTAACGAATGCATTTGGATTCCTTATGCTGTTTCAGGGTATTGCAGCGACAGTTGGAGCACCTATTGCAG GCATACTCTTTGAGCTGACACAGGACTACAATACTTCGTTTTACTTTGCTGGCGGATTGATATTAGTTTCGGCGTTCCTGTGCTACCCATTGACATATATTGCTAACTGGGAGAAGGCGCGCAATGAGAGAAAGGCCACGCAGAGCCCCCCAAGAGcctaa